A DNA window from Streptococcus parapneumoniae contains the following coding sequences:
- a CDS encoding response regulator transcription factor, translated as MGKTILLVDDEVEITDIHQRYLIQAGYQVLVAHDGLEALELFKKKPIDLIITDVMMPRMDGYDLIGEVQYLSPEQPFLFITAKTSEQDKIYGLSLGADDFIAKPFSPRELVLRVHNILRRLHRGGETELISLGNLKMNHSSHEVQIGEEMLDLTVKSFELLWILASNPERVFSKTDLYEKVWQEDYVDDTNTLNVHIHALRQELAKYSSDQTPTIKTVWGLGYKIEKPRGQT; from the coding sequence ATGGGAAAGACAATTTTACTCGTTGACGACGAGGTAGAAATCACCGATATTCATCAGAGATACTTAATTCAGGCAGGTTATCAGGTCTTGGTAGCCCATGATGGACTGGAAGCGCTAGAGCTGTTCAAGAAAAAACCGATTGATTTGATTATCACAGATGTCATGATGCCTCGGATGGATGGTTATGATTTAATCGGTGAGGTTCAATACTTATCACCAGAGCAGCCTTTCCTATTTATTACTGCTAAGACCAGTGAACAGGACAAGATTTACGGTCTGAGCTTGGGAGCAGATGATTTTATTGCTAAGCCCTTTAGCCCTCGTGAGCTGGTTTTGCGTGTCCACAATATTTTGCGCCGTCTTCATCGTGGGGGCGAAACAGAGCTGATTTCCCTTGGCAATCTGAAAATGAATCATAGTAGTCATGAAGTTCAAATAGGAGAAGAAATGCTGGATTTGACTGTTAAATCATTTGAATTGCTGTGGATTTTAGCTAGCAATCCAGAGCGAGTTTTCTCCAAGACAGACCTCTATGAAAAGGTCTGGCAAGAAGACTATGTGGATGATACCAATACCTTGAATGTGCATATCCATGCTCTTCGACAGGAGTTGGCAAAATATAGTAGTGACCAAACGCCCACTATTAAGACCGTTTGGGGGTTGGGATATAAGATAGAGAAACCGAGAGGACAAACATGA
- a CDS encoding HAMP domain-containing sensor histidine kinase codes for MKLKSYILVGYIISALLTILVVFWAVQKMLIEKSEIYFLLGMTIVASLVGAGISLFLLSPVFTSLGKLKEHAKRVADKDFPSNLEVQGPVEFQQLGQAFNEMSHDLQASFDSLEESEREKGLMIAQLSHDIKTPITSIQATVEGILDGVIKESEQAHYLATIGRQTERLNKLVEELNFLTLNTARNQVETTSKDSIFLDQLLIECMSEFQFLIEQERRDVHLQVIPESARIEGDYAKLSRILVNLVNNAFKYSAPGTKLEVVAKLENNQLSISVTDEGQGIAPEDLENIFRRLYRVETSRNMKTGGHGLGLAIARELAHQLGGEITVSSQYGLGSTFTLVLNLK; via the coding sequence ATGAAACTAAAAAGTTATATTTTGGTTGGATATATTATTTCAGCCCTCTTAACCATTTTGGTTGTTTTTTGGGCTGTTCAAAAAATGCTGATTGAGAAAAGCGAGATTTACTTTTTGCTTGGAATGACCATCGTTGCCAGCCTTGTCGGTGCTGGGATTAGTCTCTTTCTCCTATCGCCGGTCTTTACGTCGTTGGGCAAACTCAAGGAACATGCCAAGCGGGTAGCGGACAAGGATTTTCCTTCAAATTTGGAGGTTCAAGGCCCTGTAGAATTTCAACAATTAGGGCAAGCTTTTAATGAAATGTCCCATGATTTGCAGGCCAGCTTTGATTCCTTGGAAGAAAGCGAACGAGAAAAGGGCTTGATGATTGCTCAACTTTCGCATGATATTAAGACTCCTATCACTTCAATCCAAGCGACGGTAGAAGGGATTTTGGATGGGGTTATCAAGGAGTCGGAGCAAGCTCATTATCTAGCAACCATTGGACGCCAGACGGAAAGGCTCAATAAACTGGTTGAGGAGTTGAATTTTTTGACCCTAAACACAGCTAGAAATCAGGTCGAAACGACCAGCAAAGACAGCATTTTTTTGGATCAGCTCTTGATTGAGTGCATGAGTGAATTTCAGTTCTTGATTGAGCAGGAGAGAAGAGATGTCCACTTGCAGGTAATCCCAGAGTCTGCCCGGATTGAGGGAGATTATGCCAAACTGTCTCGTATCTTGGTGAATCTGGTCAATAACGCTTTTAAATACTCAGCTCCAGGAACCAAGTTGGAAGTGGTGGCTAAGCTGGAAAATAACCAGCTTTCAATCAGTGTGACCGATGAGGGACAGGGGATTGCCCCAGAGGATTTGGAGAATATTTTCAGACGCCTTTATCGTGTCGAAACTTCACGTAACATGAAGACAGGTGGGCATGGCTTAGGCCTTGCAATTGCGCGTGAATTGGCCCATCAATTGGGTGGAGAAATCACAGTTAGCAGCCAGTACGGCCTCGGAAGCACCTTTACCCTTGTTCTTAACTTAAAATAA
- the rpsD gene encoding 30S ribosomal protein S4, giving the protein MSRYTGPSWKQARRLGLSLTGTGKELARRNYVPGQHGPNNRSKLSEYGLQLAEKQKLRFTYGVGEKQFRNLFVQATKIKGGILGFNFMLLLERRLDNVVYRLGLATTRRQARQFVNHGHILVDGKRVDIPSYRVTPGQVISVREKSLKVPAILEAVEATLGRPAFVSFDAEKLEGSLTRLPERDEINPEINEALVVEFYNKML; this is encoded by the coding sequence ATGTCACGTTATACAGGACCATCTTGGAAACAAGCTCGTCGCCTTGGCCTTTCACTTACAGGTACAGGTAAAGAATTGGCACGTCGTAACTACGTACCAGGACAACACGGACCAAACAACCGTTCTAAATTGTCAGAATACGGTTTGCAATTGGCTGAAAAACAAAAACTTCGTTTCACTTACGGTGTAGGTGAAAAACAATTCCGTAACTTGTTCGTACAAGCTACAAAAATCAAAGGTGGAATCCTAGGTTTCAACTTCATGCTTCTTTTGGAACGTCGTTTGGATAACGTTGTTTACCGTCTTGGTCTTGCGACTACTCGTCGTCAAGCTCGTCAATTCGTAAACCACGGTCACATCCTTGTTGACGGAAAACGCGTTGATATCCCATCATACCGCGTAACTCCAGGTCAAGTGATCTCAGTTCGTGAAAAATCATTGAAAGTTCCAGCTATCCTTGAAGCAGTAGAAGCTACTCTTGGACGCCCAGCATTCGTATCATTCGACGCTGAAAAATTGGAAGGTTCATTGACTCGCTTGCCAGAACGTGACGAAATCAACCCAGAAATCAACGAAGCACTTGTCGTTGAATTCTACAACAAGATGCTTTAA